One genomic segment of Ricinus communis isolate WT05 ecotype wild-type chromosome 5, ASM1957865v1, whole genome shotgun sequence includes these proteins:
- the LOC8265444 gene encoding heat stress transcription factor B-2b isoform X1 — MMPLPLEQTGESPAAGSGAGVGGGDSQRSIPTPFLTKTYQLVDDPSYDDLISWNDDGSTFIVWRPAEFARDLLPKYFKHNNFSSFVRQLNTYGFRKVVPDRWEFANDYFKKGEKELLRDIQRRKISPTTGAATAAAAATVTVAAIPACAISPSNSSEEQLISSNSSPVAAAAVAAPIVRTTSCTTTPEILEENERLRKENSQLSHELTQLKGLCNNILALMSKYSSGQLNDHNNDNNSNNHPLELLPVTQTASQPKEAVGTPPSSAAVDEDVSPRLFGVCIGVKRKRKEEEEEKQGSNNQQESQEHELRSDVKSEPLDRKTSMQTDHHDPTWLELGK, encoded by the exons ATGATGCCATTACCGCTCGAACAAACCGGCGAGTCACCCGCCGCTGGCTCCGGAGCAGGGGTAGGAGGAGGAGACTCACAGAGATCTATACCGACTCCATTTCTCACAAAAACTTATCAACTCGTTGACGATCCTTCCTACGATGACTTAATTTCATGGAACGATGACGGATCAACGTTCATCGTCTGGCGTCCCGCTGAATTCGCTAGAGACTTGCTTCCTAAGTACTTTAAACACAACAATTTCTCTAGCTTCGTCCGCCAGCTCAATACATAC ggATTTAGAAAGGTGGTGCCAGATCGATGGGAGTTCGCAAacgattattttaaaaaaggcGAGAAAGAGCTTCTTCGCGATATTCAGCGCCGGAAAATTTCTCCGACCACCGGAGCAGCCACGGCAGCAGCTGCGGCGACGGTGACCGTTGCTGCAATTCCAGCTTGTGCGATTTCGCCGTCGAATTCGAGCGAAGAGCAGTTAATTTCATCGAATTCCTCGCCAGTAGCGGCGGCGGCTGTTGCAGCTCCCATTGTTCGTACAACAAGCTGCACTACGACGCCGGAGATTCTAGAAGAGAATGAAAGGTTGAGGAAAGAGAACTCGCAACTGAGTCATGAGTTGACGCAGTTAAAAGGATTGTGTAATAATATACTTGCATTAATGAGTAAATATTCTTCAGGTCAATTAAATGATCATAATAACGACAACAATAGTAATAACCACCCTTTAGAGTTGTTGCCGGTAACACAGACGGCTTCGCAGCCTAAAGAAGCGGTCGGAACACCGCCATCATCTGCGGCGGTGGACGAGGATGTAAGCCCTAGGTTGTTTGGAGTTTGCATTGGAGTTAAgaggaagagaaaagaagaggaagaagagaaacAAGGGAGTAATAATCAGCAAGAGTCGCAAGAGCACGAGCTTCGATCTGATGTGAAATCAGAGCCGTTAGATAGGAAGACTAGTATGCAAACAGACCATCATGATCCGACGTGGCTGGAGCTGGGGAAATGA
- the LOC8265444 gene encoding heat stress transcription factor B-2b isoform X2, producing MTDQRSSSGVPLNSLETCFLSTLNTTISLASSASSIHTKVVPDRWEFANDYFKKGEKELLRDIQRRKISPTTGAATAAAAATVTVAAIPACAISPSNSSEEQLISSNSSPVAAAAVAAPIVRTTSCTTTPEILEENERLRKENSQLSHELTQLKGLCNNILALMSKYSSGQLNDHNNDNNSNNHPLELLPVTQTASQPKEAVGTPPSSAAVDEDVSPRLFGVCIGVKRKRKEEEEEKQGSNNQQESQEHELRSDVKSEPLDRKTSMQTDHHDPTWLELGK from the exons ATGACGGATCAACGTTCATCGTCTGGCGTCCCGCTGAATTCGCTAGAGACTTGCTTCCTAAGTACTTTAAACACAACAATTTCTCTAGCTTCGTCCGCCAGCTCAATACATAC AAAGGTGGTGCCAGATCGATGGGAGTTCGCAAacgattattttaaaaaaggcGAGAAAGAGCTTCTTCGCGATATTCAGCGCCGGAAAATTTCTCCGACCACCGGAGCAGCCACGGCAGCAGCTGCGGCGACGGTGACCGTTGCTGCAATTCCAGCTTGTGCGATTTCGCCGTCGAATTCGAGCGAAGAGCAGTTAATTTCATCGAATTCCTCGCCAGTAGCGGCGGCGGCTGTTGCAGCTCCCATTGTTCGTACAACAAGCTGCACTACGACGCCGGAGATTCTAGAAGAGAATGAAAGGTTGAGGAAAGAGAACTCGCAACTGAGTCATGAGTTGACGCAGTTAAAAGGATTGTGTAATAATATACTTGCATTAATGAGTAAATATTCTTCAGGTCAATTAAATGATCATAATAACGACAACAATAGTAATAACCACCCTTTAGAGTTGTTGCCGGTAACACAGACGGCTTCGCAGCCTAAAGAAGCGGTCGGAACACCGCCATCATCTGCGGCGGTGGACGAGGATGTAAGCCCTAGGTTGTTTGGAGTTTGCATTGGAGTTAAgaggaagagaaaagaagaggaagaagagaaacAAGGGAGTAATAATCAGCAAGAGTCGCAAGAGCACGAGCTTCGATCTGATGTGAAATCAGAGCCGTTAGATAGGAAGACTAGTATGCAAACAGACCATCATGATCCGACGTGGCTGGAGCTGGGGAAATGA
- the LOC8265445 gene encoding DEAD-box ATP-dependent RNA helicase 47, mitochondrial isoform X1 yields the protein MVQNGERHAVDFVRKKQLAKTKRPSRMACLKMPALVSTRLLFLFGLSSPLPKLLRVSRTGWCHRNVLFYSQVRQDQAPLTLESLGIKSQFERKEKITKTNKHEKFKQNSAIDVPRSKVKVVNKGTRDVSVNKSLEDETALFAAKSFSELGLPPLLLERLESEGFKVPTEVQSAAIPTILKNHDVVIQSYTGSGKTLAYLLPILSEVGPLIDKSSKGNEEVGKKSEIEAVIVAPSRELAMQIVREVEKLLGPANKKAVQQLVGGANRSRQEEALRKNKPAIIVGTPGRISEISAAGKLHTHGCRYLVLDEVDELLSFNFREDVHRILDHVGRRSNADSHGPNSQLARRAARQTILVSATVPFSVIRAARSWGHDPLLVQAKTVIPLESVPASRPVNASGPISSSSSNSNPQPQAAIQSLPPALKHYYCVTRIQHKVDTLRRCVHALDAKSVIAFMNQTRQLKDAVFKLEARGMKAAELHGDLGKLSRSTILKKFKNGEVRVLVTNELSARGLDVPECDLVVNLDLPTDSIHYAHRAGRTGRLGRKGTVVTICEESEVFVVKKMQKQLGITIPTCEFTEGKLSMTVEEEKKPVQALK from the exons ATGGTCCAGAATGGAGAGAGACATGCTGTCGATTTTGTTAGAAAGAAGCAGCTGGCCAAAACAAAGCGGCCTTCACGTATGGCATG CTTAAAGATGCCTGCACTAGTATCAACAAGGTTGCTCTTCCTTTTTGGCCTGTCATCACCGTTGCCAAAACTGTTGCGTGTATCAAGAACTGGTTGGTGCCATCGCAATGTGCTTTTTTACTCACAGGTTAGACAAGACCAGGCTCCTCTTACCCTTGAGAGCCTAGGAATCAAGAGccaatttgaaagaaaagaaaagatcactaaaacaaataaacatGAGAAATTTAAGCAGAATTCAGCTATTGATGTCCCTAGAAGTAAAGTAAAGGTAGTAAACAAGGGAACTAGAGATGTTAGTGTCAACAAATCGCTTGAAGATGAGACAGCTTTATTTGCTGCAAAATCGTTTTCTGAGCTTGGCCTCCCGCCTCTGTTGCTTGAAAGGTTGGAGAGTGAAGGCTTTAAAGTTCCAACAGAAGTTCAGTCTGCAGCTATTCCTACCATTCTCAAGAATCATGATGTTGTCATACAGTCTTATACAGGTTCGGGAAAAACATTGGCGTATCTCCTTCCTATACTGTCTGAAGTTGGACCTCTGATCGATAAATCTTCTAAGGGTAATGAAGAAGTTGGGAAAAAATCAGAGATTGAAGCAGTTATTGTTGCTCCATCTAGGGAGCTGGCTATGCAAATTGTGAGAGAGGTTGAAAAACTGCTTGGACCGGCAAACAAGAAAGCAGTTCAGCAACTTGTTGGGGGTGCAAACCGATCACGACAAGAAGAAGCTCTTAGGAAAAATAAGCCAGCAATCATTGTTGGTACTCCTGGCAGGATTTCAGAGATCAGTGCTGCTGGGAAACTTCACACCCATGGTTGTCGCTATTTGGTTTTAGATGAAGTTGATGAGCTCCTTTCATTTAACTTCAGGGAGGATGTGCACCGAATTTTGGACCATGTAGGGAGGAGATCAAATGCAGATTCTCATGGACCAAACAGCCAGCTTGCCAGGCGAGCTGCGCGCCAGACTATCTTGGTATCTGCAACAGTGCCATTTTCAGTGATAAGGGCAGCTAGGAGTTGGGGCCATGATCCACTTCTTGTGCAGGCCAAAACGGTTATTCCACTTGAATCTGTACCTGCCTCTAGACCAGTTAATGCGTCAGGGCCTATATCCAGTTCAAGCTCAAACTCAAATCCGCAGCCTCAGGCAGCAATACAGAGCCTTCCTCCAGCATTGAAGCACTACTACTGTGTGACAAGGATACAGCATAAGGTTGATACTTTGAGAAGATGTGTTCATGCACTTGATGCCAAGTCTGTGATAGCTTTTATGAATCAGACTAGGCAACTAAAAGATGCTGTCTTCAAGCTAGAGGCTCGTGGGATGAAAGCTGCAGAATTACATGGAGATCTTGGCAAGCTTTCTAGATCTACCAttctaaagaaatttaaaaatggaGAGGTGAGAGTTCTAGTAACAAATGAACTCTCAGCTAGGGGTTTGGATGTTCCAGAGTGTGATCTTGTTGTTAATCTAGACTTGCCTACAGACTCAATTCACTATGCCCATCGAGCTGGCAGGACGGGAAGGCTTGGTCGCAAGGGCACCGTAGTAACCATTTGTGAGGAGTCAGAAGTGTTTGTTGTGAAAAAGATGCAGAAGCAGCTCGGAATTACTATTCCCACTTGTGAGTTTACAGAGGGCAAGCTTTCCATGACtgtagaagaagagaagaaaccTGTACAGGCTTTAAAATGA
- the LOC8265445 gene encoding DEAD-box ATP-dependent RNA helicase 47, mitochondrial isoform X2 has protein sequence MLTNYLTLKMPALVSTRLLFLFGLSSPLPKLLRVSRTGWCHRNVLFYSQVRQDQAPLTLESLGIKSQFERKEKITKTNKHEKFKQNSAIDVPRSKVKVVNKGTRDVSVNKSLEDETALFAAKSFSELGLPPLLLERLESEGFKVPTEVQSAAIPTILKNHDVVIQSYTGSGKTLAYLLPILSEVGPLIDKSSKGNEEVGKKSEIEAVIVAPSRELAMQIVREVEKLLGPANKKAVQQLVGGANRSRQEEALRKNKPAIIVGTPGRISEISAAGKLHTHGCRYLVLDEVDELLSFNFREDVHRILDHVGRRSNADSHGPNSQLARRAARQTILVSATVPFSVIRAARSWGHDPLLVQAKTVIPLESVPASRPVNASGPISSSSSNSNPQPQAAIQSLPPALKHYYCVTRIQHKVDTLRRCVHALDAKSVIAFMNQTRQLKDAVFKLEARGMKAAELHGDLGKLSRSTILKKFKNGEVRVLVTNELSARGLDVPECDLVVNLDLPTDSIHYAHRAGRTGRLGRKGTVVTICEESEVFVVKKMQKQLGITIPTCEFTEGKLSMTVEEEKKPVQALK, from the exons ATGCTCACAAACTATTTGAC CTTAAAGATGCCTGCACTAGTATCAACAAGGTTGCTCTTCCTTTTTGGCCTGTCATCACCGTTGCCAAAACTGTTGCGTGTATCAAGAACTGGTTGGTGCCATCGCAATGTGCTTTTTTACTCACAGGTTAGACAAGACCAGGCTCCTCTTACCCTTGAGAGCCTAGGAATCAAGAGccaatttgaaagaaaagaaaagatcactaaaacaaataaacatGAGAAATTTAAGCAGAATTCAGCTATTGATGTCCCTAGAAGTAAAGTAAAGGTAGTAAACAAGGGAACTAGAGATGTTAGTGTCAACAAATCGCTTGAAGATGAGACAGCTTTATTTGCTGCAAAATCGTTTTCTGAGCTTGGCCTCCCGCCTCTGTTGCTTGAAAGGTTGGAGAGTGAAGGCTTTAAAGTTCCAACAGAAGTTCAGTCTGCAGCTATTCCTACCATTCTCAAGAATCATGATGTTGTCATACAGTCTTATACAGGTTCGGGAAAAACATTGGCGTATCTCCTTCCTATACTGTCTGAAGTTGGACCTCTGATCGATAAATCTTCTAAGGGTAATGAAGAAGTTGGGAAAAAATCAGAGATTGAAGCAGTTATTGTTGCTCCATCTAGGGAGCTGGCTATGCAAATTGTGAGAGAGGTTGAAAAACTGCTTGGACCGGCAAACAAGAAAGCAGTTCAGCAACTTGTTGGGGGTGCAAACCGATCACGACAAGAAGAAGCTCTTAGGAAAAATAAGCCAGCAATCATTGTTGGTACTCCTGGCAGGATTTCAGAGATCAGTGCTGCTGGGAAACTTCACACCCATGGTTGTCGCTATTTGGTTTTAGATGAAGTTGATGAGCTCCTTTCATTTAACTTCAGGGAGGATGTGCACCGAATTTTGGACCATGTAGGGAGGAGATCAAATGCAGATTCTCATGGACCAAACAGCCAGCTTGCCAGGCGAGCTGCGCGCCAGACTATCTTGGTATCTGCAACAGTGCCATTTTCAGTGATAAGGGCAGCTAGGAGTTGGGGCCATGATCCACTTCTTGTGCAGGCCAAAACGGTTATTCCACTTGAATCTGTACCTGCCTCTAGACCAGTTAATGCGTCAGGGCCTATATCCAGTTCAAGCTCAAACTCAAATCCGCAGCCTCAGGCAGCAATACAGAGCCTTCCTCCAGCATTGAAGCACTACTACTGTGTGACAAGGATACAGCATAAGGTTGATACTTTGAGAAGATGTGTTCATGCACTTGATGCCAAGTCTGTGATAGCTTTTATGAATCAGACTAGGCAACTAAAAGATGCTGTCTTCAAGCTAGAGGCTCGTGGGATGAAAGCTGCAGAATTACATGGAGATCTTGGCAAGCTTTCTAGATCTACCAttctaaagaaatttaaaaatggaGAGGTGAGAGTTCTAGTAACAAATGAACTCTCAGCTAGGGGTTTGGATGTTCCAGAGTGTGATCTTGTTGTTAATCTAGACTTGCCTACAGACTCAATTCACTATGCCCATCGAGCTGGCAGGACGGGAAGGCTTGGTCGCAAGGGCACCGTAGTAACCATTTGTGAGGAGTCAGAAGTGTTTGTTGTGAAAAAGATGCAGAAGCAGCTCGGAATTACTATTCCCACTTGTGAGTTTACAGAGGGCAAGCTTTCCATGACtgtagaagaagagaagaaaccTGTACAGGCTTTAAAATGA
- the LOC8265445 gene encoding DEAD-box ATP-dependent RNA helicase 47A isoform X3: MPALVSTRLLFLFGLSSPLPKLLRVSRTGWCHRNVLFYSQVRQDQAPLTLESLGIKSQFERKEKITKTNKHEKFKQNSAIDVPRSKVKVVNKGTRDVSVNKSLEDETALFAAKSFSELGLPPLLLERLESEGFKVPTEVQSAAIPTILKNHDVVIQSYTGSGKTLAYLLPILSEVGPLIDKSSKGNEEVGKKSEIEAVIVAPSRELAMQIVREVEKLLGPANKKAVQQLVGGANRSRQEEALRKNKPAIIVGTPGRISEISAAGKLHTHGCRYLVLDEVDELLSFNFREDVHRILDHVGRRSNADSHGPNSQLARRAARQTILVSATVPFSVIRAARSWGHDPLLVQAKTVIPLESVPASRPVNASGPISSSSSNSNPQPQAAIQSLPPALKHYYCVTRIQHKVDTLRRCVHALDAKSVIAFMNQTRQLKDAVFKLEARGMKAAELHGDLGKLSRSTILKKFKNGEVRVLVTNELSARGLDVPECDLVVNLDLPTDSIHYAHRAGRTGRLGRKGTVVTICEESEVFVVKKMQKQLGITIPTCEFTEGKLSMTVEEEKKPVQALK; this comes from the coding sequence ATGCCTGCACTAGTATCAACAAGGTTGCTCTTCCTTTTTGGCCTGTCATCACCGTTGCCAAAACTGTTGCGTGTATCAAGAACTGGTTGGTGCCATCGCAATGTGCTTTTTTACTCACAGGTTAGACAAGACCAGGCTCCTCTTACCCTTGAGAGCCTAGGAATCAAGAGccaatttgaaagaaaagaaaagatcactaaaacaaataaacatGAGAAATTTAAGCAGAATTCAGCTATTGATGTCCCTAGAAGTAAAGTAAAGGTAGTAAACAAGGGAACTAGAGATGTTAGTGTCAACAAATCGCTTGAAGATGAGACAGCTTTATTTGCTGCAAAATCGTTTTCTGAGCTTGGCCTCCCGCCTCTGTTGCTTGAAAGGTTGGAGAGTGAAGGCTTTAAAGTTCCAACAGAAGTTCAGTCTGCAGCTATTCCTACCATTCTCAAGAATCATGATGTTGTCATACAGTCTTATACAGGTTCGGGAAAAACATTGGCGTATCTCCTTCCTATACTGTCTGAAGTTGGACCTCTGATCGATAAATCTTCTAAGGGTAATGAAGAAGTTGGGAAAAAATCAGAGATTGAAGCAGTTATTGTTGCTCCATCTAGGGAGCTGGCTATGCAAATTGTGAGAGAGGTTGAAAAACTGCTTGGACCGGCAAACAAGAAAGCAGTTCAGCAACTTGTTGGGGGTGCAAACCGATCACGACAAGAAGAAGCTCTTAGGAAAAATAAGCCAGCAATCATTGTTGGTACTCCTGGCAGGATTTCAGAGATCAGTGCTGCTGGGAAACTTCACACCCATGGTTGTCGCTATTTGGTTTTAGATGAAGTTGATGAGCTCCTTTCATTTAACTTCAGGGAGGATGTGCACCGAATTTTGGACCATGTAGGGAGGAGATCAAATGCAGATTCTCATGGACCAAACAGCCAGCTTGCCAGGCGAGCTGCGCGCCAGACTATCTTGGTATCTGCAACAGTGCCATTTTCAGTGATAAGGGCAGCTAGGAGTTGGGGCCATGATCCACTTCTTGTGCAGGCCAAAACGGTTATTCCACTTGAATCTGTACCTGCCTCTAGACCAGTTAATGCGTCAGGGCCTATATCCAGTTCAAGCTCAAACTCAAATCCGCAGCCTCAGGCAGCAATACAGAGCCTTCCTCCAGCATTGAAGCACTACTACTGTGTGACAAGGATACAGCATAAGGTTGATACTTTGAGAAGATGTGTTCATGCACTTGATGCCAAGTCTGTGATAGCTTTTATGAATCAGACTAGGCAACTAAAAGATGCTGTCTTCAAGCTAGAGGCTCGTGGGATGAAAGCTGCAGAATTACATGGAGATCTTGGCAAGCTTTCTAGATCTACCAttctaaagaaatttaaaaatggaGAGGTGAGAGTTCTAGTAACAAATGAACTCTCAGCTAGGGGTTTGGATGTTCCAGAGTGTGATCTTGTTGTTAATCTAGACTTGCCTACAGACTCAATTCACTATGCCCATCGAGCTGGCAGGACGGGAAGGCTTGGTCGCAAGGGCACCGTAGTAACCATTTGTGAGGAGTCAGAAGTGTTTGTTGTGAAAAAGATGCAGAAGCAGCTCGGAATTACTATTCCCACTTGTGAGTTTACAGAGGGCAAGCTTTCCATGACtgtagaagaagagaagaaaccTGTACAGGCTTTAAAATGA
- the LOC8265446 gene encoding CASP-like protein 4A4 — MKQEGEMLVVACRPMAGVSPVSISANSLAQRPFPTPSPFSISVVSSRWSSRPSVHRTSLVLRFLALLFSFVSAVSLAAPSPKKNGQPPSSFTKYSELMYSFVVYVLVFVYSAFQLFKGVCDIAHRGILISDMVSDYLSFILDQLVGYLLISCCSVAILAIQQISRSASLWKATIVSIIMSFATFLVIVTCTLLSGYKLCKRIIW; from the exons ATGAAACAAGAAGGAGAGATGCTGGTTGTTGCCTGTAGACCAATGGCTGGTGTATCCCCTGTATCAATATCAGCCAATTCTCTAGCGCAAAGACCATTTCCAACGCCTTCACCGTTCTCTATCTCCGTTGTCTCTTCGAGATGGAGCTCTAGACCTTCCGTTCATAGAACCAGTCTGGTTCTTCGGTTCTTGGCACTCCTATTCTCCTTTGTCTCTGCAGTGTCATTGGCTGCTCCATCACCAAAGAAAAATGGTCAACCGCCTTCTAGCTTCACCAAATACTCAGAATTAAT GTACTCCTTCGTTGTGTACGTTTTAGTTTTCGTTTATTCTGCTTTCCAACTCTTCAAAGGTGTCTGTGACATTGCGCACAGAGGTATTCTCATCTCAGACATGGTCTCTGATTATCTGAGCTTTATACTTGATCAG CTGGTAGGTTATCTTCTCATCTCTTGCTGTTCCGTAGCAATTCTGGCCATTCAGCAGATTAGCAGAAGTGCATCGCTCTGGAAGGCGACCATCGTTTCCATTATCATGTCATTTGCAACTTTCTTGGTTATTGTAACTTGCACTCTTTTGTCAGGCTACAAGCTTTGCAAGAGAATCATCTGGTGA